Proteins co-encoded in one Prescottella sp. R16 genomic window:
- a CDS encoding glycerol-3-phosphate 1-O-acyltransferase, producing the protein MTEVFLTETMSETERQVLTVWLARREAESGQAPVTVATTDPELAALTLRDDDPTLTPVRVVWMPDTAGSHRGQRFRDVLSARDPLHLGVKAQRRVLQHDPARCRVVAGDGAPLSELRDRLAERGGGSLPEFVRRQAALALERAERSLLGTQYKVSRFVVEEITDTHRFTAGVKQLAAQSNRTIVDVDDQARSALDEMVAAQSRRAIALWDQLGRYFSRAYRLDVDTTRFEELRELNREHSLVFLPSHRSYLDPLVLRPALLANDLPLNHVMGGLNVSFWPVGPISKRSGTVFIRRSFGSDDVYKWTLREYMRFLLNKRFNLEWYIEGGRSRTGKLRPPRYGLLTYLTQAFTESDASDVYLVPVSIVYDQLYEVSAMAAEAHGAAKKKESFRWMIGYVRAQGQRRGVAHVTVGRPLSLRDALAQEDDQRLAIQKTGIEVCHRINEVTPITASSLTLLAFLGIEDRALTVDELGFILGPLVEYITARKLPTAGDVDLTNPQVIRKALFTHVDAGILERFDDGDERVYHLGKDQGLVAAFFRNNTIHFLVVRAIAEMVLMKAVDEQFTDPLADGWAEALRIRDLLKFEFFFSDKNTFREELRSELSLVDPAWEQDLHEPEHAQRILGQVRPYLAHRVLQPFLDAYEVVADHLLDVPVSTEFDEKRFVTACLGLAQQRRLRQQIASSESVSSELFATALQLARNRELIGSDDPGVPERRRAFADEIRTLVRRVREIRAIAHAKLDTLNEPEPGR; encoded by the coding sequence ATGACGGAAGTGTTTCTCACCGAGACGATGTCCGAGACCGAACGGCAGGTGCTCACCGTGTGGCTGGCCCGGCGCGAGGCCGAGTCCGGGCAGGCTCCCGTCACGGTCGCCACCACCGACCCCGAACTGGCCGCGCTCACGCTGCGCGACGACGATCCGACACTCACCCCGGTACGGGTGGTGTGGATGCCGGACACCGCGGGCTCCCATCGGGGACAACGATTCCGGGACGTGCTGTCGGCCCGGGACCCGCTGCACCTCGGGGTGAAGGCGCAGCGCCGGGTGCTGCAGCACGATCCGGCCCGGTGCCGCGTCGTCGCAGGTGACGGCGCACCGCTGAGCGAGCTGCGGGACCGGCTGGCCGAACGCGGCGGCGGCTCCCTGCCGGAGTTCGTGCGCCGGCAGGCGGCACTCGCGCTGGAGCGGGCCGAGCGGAGCCTGCTCGGCACCCAGTACAAGGTGTCCCGTTTCGTGGTCGAGGAGATCACCGACACCCACCGGTTCACCGCCGGAGTCAAACAGCTGGCGGCCCAGTCGAATCGCACGATCGTCGACGTCGACGACCAGGCCCGCAGCGCACTCGACGAGATGGTCGCGGCGCAGAGCCGGCGGGCGATCGCTTTGTGGGACCAGTTGGGCCGCTATTTCTCCCGCGCCTACCGGCTCGACGTCGACACCACCCGTTTCGAGGAACTGCGTGAACTGAACCGCGAGCATTCGCTGGTGTTCCTGCCCAGCCACCGCTCCTACCTCGATCCGCTGGTGCTGCGGCCCGCGCTGCTCGCGAACGATCTGCCCCTCAATCACGTGATGGGCGGCCTCAACGTGAGCTTCTGGCCGGTGGGGCCGATCAGCAAACGCTCCGGGACCGTGTTCATCCGCCGCTCGTTCGGCAGCGACGACGTCTACAAGTGGACGCTGCGCGAATACATGCGGTTCCTGCTGAACAAACGTTTCAACCTCGAGTGGTACATCGAGGGCGGACGCTCCCGCACCGGGAAACTGCGCCCACCCCGCTACGGGCTGCTCACATATCTGACGCAGGCGTTCACCGAATCCGACGCGTCCGACGTCTACCTGGTGCCCGTCTCGATCGTGTACGACCAGCTGTACGAGGTGAGTGCGATGGCCGCGGAGGCGCACGGCGCGGCGAAGAAGAAGGAAAGCTTCCGCTGGATGATCGGCTACGTGCGGGCGCAGGGACAGCGTCGCGGCGTCGCGCACGTGACGGTGGGGCGTCCGCTGTCGCTGCGGGACGCCCTGGCACAGGAGGACGATCAGCGGCTCGCGATCCAGAAGACCGGCATCGAGGTCTGCCACCGCATCAACGAGGTCACCCCGATCACGGCGTCGTCGCTGACACTGCTCGCGTTCCTCGGGATCGAGGACCGGGCCCTGACCGTCGACGAACTCGGTTTCATCCTCGGACCGCTCGTCGAATACATCACCGCCCGCAAACTCCCCACCGCCGGGGACGTGGACCTGACCAACCCGCAGGTGATCCGCAAGGCCCTGTTCACGCACGTCGACGCCGGCATCCTCGAACGTTTCGACGACGGCGACGAACGCGTCTACCACCTCGGCAAGGACCAGGGACTGGTGGCAGCGTTCTTCCGCAACAACACCATTCACTTCCTGGTGGTGCGTGCGATCGCCGAGATGGTGCTCATGAAAGCCGTCGACGAGCAGTTCACCGATCCCCTCGCCGACGGCTGGGCCGAGGCCCTACGGATCCGGGACCTGCTCAAGTTCGAGTTCTTCTTCAGCGACAAGAACACCTTCCGGGAGGAACTGCGCTCGGAACTGAGCCTGGTCGACCCGGCGTGGGAGCAGGACCTGCACGAACCTGAACACGCCCAGCGCATCCTCGGGCAGGTCCGCCCCTACCTCGCACACCGCGTGCTGCAGCCGTTCCTCGACGCCTACGAGGTGGTCGCCGATCACCTGCTCGACGTCCCCGTGTCGACGGAGTTCGACGAGAAACGGTTCGTCACCGCATGCCTCGGGCTCGCGCAGCAGCGTCGGCTGCGTCAGCAGATCGCGTCGAGCGAATCGGTGTCGTCGGAACTGTTCGCGACCGCCCTGCAGCTCGCCCGCAACCGGGAGCTGATCGGATCCGACGACCCCGGCGTCCCCGAGCGGCGGCGGGCGTTCGCCGACGAGATACGGACCCTGGTGCGACGGGTCCGGGAGATCCGGGCCATCGCGCACGCGAAACTCGACACGTTGAACGAGCCGGAGCCGGGCCGATGA
- a CDS encoding wax ester/triacylglycerol synthase domain-containing protein: MADGQPFIPPSAVDVDLSSIGWAMSRTMSDFETGMWRMEEVRPELRTPIVAVDVLDRAPDWGRLVQAHEWASHIVPRIRMRAVEPAFGLGNPVWSVDPEFDLDYHLRRVRLPEPATLDHALRLCRHLATEPFDKARPPWAALLIEGLDDGRAVYAVKAHHSMTDGMGGIAMMTLLHSRRPEPTPGKPDRAPAPPEHLDEMSALGHEILDGVRQAPARLAGLVSGSARLVLSAATRPFEAAGEMLGYANSLRRMVQPPPAGSPLLRERGLGRWFGILEVGLHELRRAAHAAGGSVNDAYVAALLGGYRRYHEELGVPIGKVPMGMPINMRAASDSSGGNHFAAVRFAGPATEPDPALRIRKVRAIVLALREEPALDIVEAASPLLVRLPTRLIAEWYLAQSKGLDLQASNVAGVPVPVYLAGARIERVFPFAPAPGCAVMATMVSHVGTCCIGVNLDTAAVTEPALFVRCLQAGLDEVLALGDGAAQQPEGAQR; this comes from the coding sequence ATGGCCGACGGTCAGCCGTTCATCCCACCGAGCGCGGTGGACGTCGACCTGTCGTCGATCGGGTGGGCGATGAGCCGGACGATGTCGGACTTCGAGACCGGCATGTGGCGGATGGAGGAGGTGCGCCCGGAACTGCGCACCCCGATCGTCGCGGTCGACGTCCTCGATCGCGCCCCGGACTGGGGACGACTGGTACAGGCGCACGAATGGGCGTCGCACATCGTGCCGCGGATCCGGATGCGGGCCGTGGAACCGGCATTCGGCCTCGGCAATCCGGTGTGGTCGGTGGATCCCGAGTTCGATCTCGACTACCACCTGCGCCGGGTGCGGCTGCCGGAACCGGCGACGCTCGACCACGCGCTGCGGCTGTGCCGGCACCTGGCGACGGAACCGTTCGACAAGGCCCGGCCGCCGTGGGCGGCGCTGCTGATCGAGGGCCTCGACGACGGTCGCGCCGTGTACGCCGTCAAGGCGCACCACAGCATGACCGACGGCATGGGCGGCATCGCGATGATGACGCTGCTGCACAGCCGCCGGCCCGAACCGACCCCCGGCAAACCGGATCGGGCACCGGCACCACCGGAGCATCTCGACGAGATGTCCGCGCTGGGCCACGAGATCCTCGACGGCGTGCGGCAGGCACCGGCCCGGCTCGCGGGCCTCGTCTCGGGGTCCGCTCGGCTCGTACTGTCCGCGGCGACCCGGCCGTTCGAGGCGGCCGGCGAGATGCTCGGCTACGCGAACTCGCTGCGCCGGATGGTGCAGCCGCCACCGGCGGGCTCCCCCCTGCTGCGGGAGCGTGGGCTCGGCCGCTGGTTCGGGATCCTCGAGGTGGGTCTGCACGAGCTGCGGCGCGCGGCGCACGCGGCGGGCGGCTCGGTCAACGACGCCTACGTCGCGGCACTGCTCGGCGGCTACCGCCGCTACCACGAGGAACTGGGGGTGCCGATCGGCAAGGTCCCGATGGGGATGCCGATCAACATGCGGGCGGCGTCGGACAGTTCGGGCGGCAACCACTTCGCCGCGGTCCGTTTCGCCGGTCCGGCCACCGAACCCGATCCCGCACTGCGGATCCGGAAGGTGCGGGCGATCGTGCTGGCACTGCGGGAGGAACCGGCCCTCGACATCGTCGAGGCCGCCTCTCCCCTGCTGGTGCGGCTGCCGACACGGCTGATCGCCGAATGGTATCTGGCCCAGTCGAAGGGCCTGGACCTGCAGGCCTCCAACGTCGCGGGCGTCCCGGTCCCGGTGTATCTGGCCGGGGCGCGCATCGAACGGGTGTTCCCGTTCGCGCCCGCACCGGGGTGCGCGGTGATGGCGACGATGGTCTCGCACGTGGGCACGTGCTGCATCGGCGTCAACCTCGACACGGCCGCGGTCACCGAACCGGCACTGTTCGTGCGGTGCCTGCAGGCCGGTCTCGACGAGGTGCTCGCACTCGGTGACGGCGCGGCACAGCAGCCGGAGGGAGCGCAGCGATGA
- a CDS encoding zinc ribbon domain-containing protein, whose amino-acid sequence MPRRKDAVIPLYQFRCAQCGPFDATHPMTSVPDEDGCPGCGGASRRQITAPRLGHGSSTAMRLLDATARSAHEPAVVTGTRPGARRAPQPITTDPLHRKLPRP is encoded by the coding sequence TTGCCCCGGCGAAAGGATGCGGTCATTCCCCTCTACCAGTTCCGGTGCGCGCAGTGCGGCCCGTTCGACGCCACCCACCCCATGACGTCCGTCCCCGACGAGGACGGCTGCCCCGGCTGCGGCGGCGCGTCCCGCCGGCAGATCACCGCGCCGCGACTCGGCCACGGATCGTCGACGGCGATGCGTCTGCTCGACGCCACCGCCCGCTCGGCACACGAACCGGCCGTCGTCACCGGTACCCGACCCGGCGCCCGGCGCGCACCCCAGCCGATCACGACCGATCCGCTCCACCGAAAGTTGCCCCGCCCCTGA
- the fmdA gene encoding formamidase gives MPELLFPLDSSKKFTEQEKIGHNRWHPDIPPAVTVKPGDSFRVHCREWFDGAIHNDDSADDILNAPLTSVHTLSGPFAVEGAEPGDLLIVDILDIGPIPQEDSGPLAGQGWGYTGIFARDNGGCFLTDQFPDAYKAVWDFAGQTATSRHIPHVKFTGIVHPGLMGTAPSHDLLGRWNTREAALIATDPDRVPPLALPPEPNDAILGTLTGADFDRVAAEAARTAPPRENGGNQDIKNLTKGSRVFYPVYVTGANLSVGDLHFSQGDGEITFCGAIEMGGFIDLRVDVIKGGMETYGVSENAIFMPGNTDPQYSEWLAFSGTSVTLDGEQRYLDSQLAYQRACLHAIDYLTKFGYSPEQAYLLLGAAPIEGRFSGVVDIPNSCATVYLPTAIFDFPVTPSAAGPVRIDPGIGAPRAARK, from the coding sequence ATGCCCGAACTGCTGTTCCCCCTGGATTCGAGCAAGAAGTTCACCGAGCAGGAGAAGATCGGCCACAACCGGTGGCACCCGGACATCCCGCCCGCGGTCACCGTCAAACCCGGCGACTCGTTCCGCGTGCACTGCCGCGAATGGTTCGACGGCGCCATCCACAACGACGACTCCGCCGACGACATCCTGAACGCCCCGCTCACGTCCGTGCACACGCTGTCGGGGCCGTTCGCCGTCGAGGGCGCCGAACCCGGGGACCTGCTGATCGTCGACATCCTCGACATCGGGCCCATCCCGCAGGAGGATTCGGGTCCGCTCGCCGGCCAGGGCTGGGGTTACACGGGCATCTTCGCGCGCGACAACGGTGGCTGTTTCCTCACCGACCAGTTCCCCGACGCGTACAAGGCGGTGTGGGACTTCGCCGGCCAGACCGCGACGTCCCGGCACATCCCGCACGTGAAATTCACCGGCATCGTGCACCCCGGGCTGATGGGGACGGCGCCGTCGCACGACCTGCTGGGACGGTGGAACACCCGGGAGGCCGCGCTGATCGCGACCGACCCGGACCGGGTGCCGCCGCTCGCGTTGCCGCCCGAACCGAACGACGCGATCCTCGGCACCCTCACCGGCGCCGACTTCGACCGCGTCGCCGCCGAGGCCGCCCGCACCGCACCACCGCGCGAGAACGGCGGCAACCAGGACATCAAGAACCTCACCAAGGGCAGTCGCGTCTTCTACCCCGTCTACGTCACCGGCGCGAACCTGTCGGTGGGGGACCTGCACTTCTCTCAGGGCGACGGCGAGATCACGTTCTGCGGCGCCATCGAGATGGGCGGCTTCATCGATCTGCGGGTCGATGTCATCAAGGGCGGCATGGAGACGTACGGCGTCTCCGAGAACGCGATCTTCATGCCCGGCAACACCGATCCGCAGTACTCGGAGTGGCTCGCGTTCTCCGGGACGTCGGTGACCCTCGACGGCGAGCAGCGGTATCTGGACTCGCAGCTCGCCTATCAGCGGGCCTGCCTGCACGCGATCGACTACCTCACCAAGTTCGGGTACAGCCCGGAGCAGGCGTACCTGCTGCTCGGTGCCGCACCGATCGAGGGCCGCTTCTCCGGGGTGGTCGACATTCCGAATTCGTGCGCCACGGTGTACCTGCCGACGGCGATCTTCGACTTCCCGGTGACCCCGTCCGCGGCCGGTCCGGTACGCATCGACCCGGGAATCGGGGCACCTCGAGCAGCCCGAAAGTAA
- a CDS encoding Type 1 glutamine amidotransferase-like domain-containing protein: protein MRLFLSSYRFGAHADRFVELAGGPGPVAVIANAADAWPVRARESAVVSDLVPLRRLGFAPTEVDLRDFAGRSDALARLLSRFPTVWVRGGNTFVLRAQLARSGADVVLGELVRSGVLFYAGYSAGACVAAPTLTGVECADDPGEVAEACGVPARWDGLGFVDHAIVPHCLPGPDGRPDATNPGAEAVRMRERCRAAGVRSVLLTDDQAIVMAAGAAAVL from the coding sequence GTGCGCCTGTTCCTGTCGTCGTACCGGTTCGGTGCGCATGCCGATCGTTTCGTGGAGTTGGCGGGCGGCCCGGGTCCGGTCGCGGTGATCGCGAATGCGGCGGATGCGTGGCCGGTGCGGGCGCGGGAGTCGGCGGTCGTCAGTGATCTGGTGCCGCTGCGGCGGCTCGGGTTCGCGCCGACGGAGGTTGATCTGCGGGACTTCGCCGGGCGATCCGATGCCTTGGCCCGGCTGCTGTCACGTTTTCCGACGGTGTGGGTGCGGGGCGGCAACACGTTCGTGTTGCGCGCCCAGTTGGCGCGCAGTGGCGCCGACGTGGTTCTGGGGGAACTGGTGCGGTCGGGCGTCCTCTTCTATGCCGGTTACAGCGCGGGCGCGTGTGTGGCGGCGCCGACGCTGACCGGAGTGGAGTGCGCCGACGATCCGGGCGAGGTGGCCGAGGCCTGCGGGGTGCCGGCCCGCTGGGACGGACTGGGATTCGTCGACCATGCGATCGTGCCGCACTGCCTGCCCGGCCCGGACGGTCGCCCGGATGCGACGAACCCCGGCGCCGAGGCGGTTCGCATGCGCGAACGGTGCCGGGCGGCCGGGGTTCGGTCGGTGCTGTTGACGGACGATCAGGCGATCGTGATGGCCGCGGGTGCGGCGGCGGTGCTGTAG
- a CDS encoding maleylpyruvate isomerase family mycothiol-dependent enzyme: MSEFPRDEVVDALTEQWSVLGDLLATVDGDAWMTPTALPGWTVRDVVAHLIGTESMLDGVPTPTTALNVRSLPHVRNDIGALNERWVESLRAHDGAQVLARFREITGRRAAALRAMRDDDFAAPADTPVGPATYGRFMRIRLFDCWIHEHDIRDALGGPAGDEGGARGALAFAEIEGALGYIVGRLGRAPDGARISCALSGPLERTLHIEVSGRAAVVPQLPGPATSTIAMDSRLFTRLATGRTTAAEHAGAIEFGGDEAVGRRIVEHLAFTI; this comes from the coding sequence ATGAGCGAGTTCCCGCGCGACGAGGTGGTCGATGCCCTGACGGAGCAGTGGTCCGTCCTGGGTGATCTGCTCGCGACCGTCGACGGTGACGCGTGGATGACCCCGACGGCGCTGCCGGGGTGGACGGTGCGGGACGTCGTCGCGCACCTGATCGGGACCGAGTCGATGCTCGACGGGGTTCCGACGCCGACGACCGCCCTGAACGTTCGGTCCCTCCCCCACGTCCGCAACGACATCGGCGCCCTCAACGAACGCTGGGTGGAGAGCTTGCGTGCGCACGACGGCGCACAGGTCCTCGCCCGGTTCCGGGAGATCACCGGCCGCCGGGCCGCCGCGTTGCGGGCGATGCGCGACGACGACTTCGCCGCGCCCGCGGACACTCCGGTCGGTCCGGCCACGTACGGGCGGTTCATGCGAATACGGCTGTTCGACTGCTGGATCCACGAGCACGACATCCGGGATGCGCTGGGCGGTCCGGCGGGCGACGAGGGTGGTGCGCGTGGGGCACTCGCGTTCGCGGAGATCGAGGGCGCACTCGGTTATATCGTCGGCCGGCTCGGTCGGGCACCGGACGGGGCCCGGATCTCGTGCGCTCTGTCGGGGCCCCTGGAACGCACCCTTCATATAGAGGTATCCGGGCGAGCCGCGGTGGTGCCGCAGCTGCCGGGTCCGGCGACGTCGACGATCGCGATGGATTCACGGTTGTTCACCCGTCTGGCCACGGGCCGCACCACGGCGGCCGAGCATGCCGGGGCGATCGAGTTCGGCGGCGACGAGGCCGTGGGCCGGCGGATCGTCGAGCATCTCGCGTTCACGATCTGA
- a CDS encoding DUF488 domain-containing protein, with product MPTRAVDIERVYDHPGAEDGFRVFADRLWPRGLRKDAFHYDDWAKDLAPSTELRRWYGHDVAEFAEFRSRYLAELESPDGRTAVERVLELAGDRSIVLLTATSDVEHSHVEVLRDFLVELLREFS from the coding sequence ATGCCGACACGAGCCGTCGACATCGAACGCGTGTACGACCACCCGGGGGCGGAGGACGGTTTCCGGGTGTTCGCCGACCGACTGTGGCCGCGCGGATTGCGCAAGGACGCGTTCCACTACGACGACTGGGCGAAGGACCTGGCGCCGTCGACCGAACTGCGCCGCTGGTACGGCCACGATGTAGCAGAGTTCGCCGAGTTCCGCTCCCGTTATCTCGCTGAGTTGGAGTCGCCGGACGGCCGGACCGCCGTCGAACGTGTCCTGGAACTCGCAGGCGACCGGTCGATCGTCCTGCTCACCGCGACCTCGGACGTCGAACACAGCCATGTCGAGGTGCTGCGGGACTTCCTGGTGGAACTTCTCCGCGAATTCTCCTGA
- a CDS encoding Re/Si-specific NAD(P)(+) transhydrogenase subunit alpha has protein sequence MDTSKSAAQARPSVGVVRETSDGERRVALVPKVAATLSAKGVDVVVESGAGLGALIPDELYKEAGATIGDAWAADVVVKVAPPSDEEIAKLRAGQTLIGFLAPRNADNKIGALGAAGVQAFAVEAIPRISRAQVMDALSSQANVSGYKAVLVAASESTRFFPMLTTAAGTVKPATVLVLGVGVAGLQALATAKRLGGRTTGYDVRPEVADQVTSVGAQWLDLGIDAAGEGGYARELTEAERAQQQQALEDAIKGFDVVITTALVPGRPAPRLVTAAAVEGMKPGSVIVDLAGETGGNCELTEPGQTAVKHGVTICSPLNLPATMPEHASELYSKNVSALIELMLDENGALAPDFSDEILDGACVTRSKENS, from the coding sequence TTGGATACATCGAAGAGCGCGGCTCAGGCGCGCCCCTCGGTCGGTGTCGTTCGGGAGACGAGCGACGGCGAGCGACGGGTGGCCCTCGTGCCGAAGGTTGCGGCAACACTGTCCGCCAAGGGCGTCGACGTCGTCGTCGAGTCCGGGGCCGGACTGGGCGCCCTGATTCCCGACGAGTTGTACAAGGAGGCCGGCGCCACCATCGGTGACGCGTGGGCCGCCGACGTCGTCGTCAAGGTCGCCCCGCCGTCGGACGAGGAGATCGCCAAGCTCCGTGCAGGGCAGACGCTGATCGGCTTCCTCGCCCCCCGCAACGCCGACAACAAGATCGGCGCACTGGGCGCCGCGGGCGTGCAGGCGTTCGCCGTCGAGGCGATCCCGCGTATCTCCCGCGCCCAGGTCATGGACGCGCTGTCGTCGCAGGCCAACGTGTCCGGCTACAAGGCCGTCCTCGTTGCCGCGTCGGAGTCCACGCGCTTCTTCCCGATGCTCACCACCGCCGCCGGCACCGTCAAGCCGGCGACCGTGCTGGTCCTCGGTGTCGGTGTCGCCGGCCTGCAGGCCCTCGCCACCGCGAAGCGTCTCGGTGGCCGCACCACCGGCTACGACGTGCGTCCCGAGGTCGCCGACCAGGTCACCTCCGTCGGCGCGCAGTGGCTCGACCTCGGCATCGACGCCGCCGGTGAGGGCGGCTACGCCCGCGAGCTCACCGAGGCGGAGCGGGCGCAGCAGCAGCAGGCGCTCGAGGATGCCATCAAGGGCTTCGACGTCGTCATCACCACCGCACTGGTGCCGGGTCGCCCCGCGCCGCGCCTGGTGACCGCCGCCGCCGTCGAGGGCATGAAGCCCGGCTCGGTGATCGTCGACCTCGCCGGCGAGACCGGTGGCAACTGCGAGCTCACCGAGCCCGGACAGACCGCCGTCAAGCACGGTGTGACGATCTGCAGCCCGCTGAACCTGCCGGCCACCATGCCCGAGCATGCGTCCGAGCTGTACTCCAAGAACGTCTCGGCCCTGATCGAGTTGATGCTCGACGAGAACGGCGCCCTCGCGCCCGACTTCTCCGACGAGATCCTCGACGGCGCGTGCGTGACCCGCTCGAAGGAGAACTCCTAG
- a CDS encoding NAD(P) transhydrogenase subunit alpha, producing the protein MYTELLANIAILVLSGFVGFAVISKVPNTLHTPLMSGTNAIHGIVVLGALVVLGHLPGDAPWSIKIILFVALVFGTLNVVGGFVVTDRMLAMFKPKKDAKAAAEKKGADA; encoded by the coding sequence ATGTACACCGAATTGCTGGCGAACATCGCGATCCTGGTCCTCTCCGGGTTCGTGGGTTTCGCCGTCATCTCCAAGGTGCCGAACACGCTGCACACGCCGCTGATGTCGGGCACCAACGCCATCCACGGCATCGTCGTGCTCGGCGCCCTGGTCGTGCTCGGGCACCTGCCCGGTGACGCCCCCTGGTCGATCAAGATCATTCTGTTCGTCGCGCTGGTGTTCGGCACCCTGAACGTCGTCGGTGGCTTCGTGGTCACCGACCGCATGCTCGCGATGTTCAAGCCCAAGAAGGACGCCAAGGCGGCGGCCGAGAAGAAGGGGGCTGACGCCTGA
- a CDS encoding NAD(P)(+) transhydrogenase (Re/Si-specific) subunit beta — MSYLVTILYIVAFAMFIYGLSGLTGPKTAVRGNYIAAIGMFVAVVAVLIDVRDTDNWLLIAGGLIVGIVLGVPPALRTKMTAMPQLVALFNGVGGGTVALIAWAEFLDSDGFTTVDAVPSSPFIIGSLFAAIIGSVSFWGSLVAFAKLQELLNKNFEKKVVASAKLFQIANMILAVVSVGLAVYIGLGADGDPQSTWLIVGLLIAAGVMGLFVVLPIGGADMPVVISLLNALTGLSAAAAGLALNNQAMIVAGMIVGASGSILTNLMAKAMNRSIPAIIFGSFGGGDAGGAGGSASGGTVKATSASDAAIQMAYANQVIVVPGYGLAVAQAQHAVKEMAALLEEKGVEVKYAIHPVAGRMPGHMNVLLAEADVAYDAMKEMDDINGEFARTDVTVVIGANDVTNPAARNDSSSPIYGMPILNVDQSKSVIVLKRSMSSGYAGIDNPLFTADGTSMLFGDAKKMVSEVTEELKAL, encoded by the coding sequence ATGAGCTACCTCGTCACGATCCTCTACATCGTCGCGTTCGCGATGTTCATCTACGGCCTGTCCGGTCTGACGGGCCCGAAGACCGCGGTGCGCGGCAACTACATCGCCGCGATCGGTATGTTCGTCGCCGTCGTCGCCGTCCTCATCGACGTCCGTGACACCGACAACTGGCTCCTCATCGCAGGCGGCCTGATCGTCGGTATCGTGCTCGGCGTCCCGCCGGCCCTGCGCACCAAGATGACCGCGATGCCGCAGCTCGTCGCACTGTTCAACGGCGTCGGTGGCGGCACCGTCGCGCTGATCGCATGGGCCGAGTTCCTCGACTCCGACGGATTCACCACCGTCGACGCGGTCCCCTCGTCGCCGTTCATCATCGGCTCGCTGTTCGCGGCGATCATCGGCTCGGTCTCCTTCTGGGGCTCGCTGGTGGCGTTCGCGAAGCTGCAGGAGCTGCTGAACAAGAACTTCGAGAAGAAGGTCGTCGCCTCGGCGAAGCTGTTCCAGATCGCGAACATGATCCTCGCAGTGGTGTCGGTCGGCCTGGCCGTCTACATCGGTCTCGGCGCCGACGGCGACCCGCAGTCGACGTGGCTGATCGTCGGCCTGCTGATCGCGGCCGGTGTGATGGGCCTGTTCGTGGTGCTGCCGATCGGTGGCGCCGACATGCCCGTCGTCATCTCGCTGCTCAACGCGCTCACCGGTCTGTCCGCCGCGGCCGCCGGTCTCGCACTCAACAACCAGGCGATGATCGTCGCCGGCATGATCGTCGGCGCGTCCGGCTCGATCCTCACCAACCTCATGGCCAAGGCCATGAACCGGTCGATCCCGGCGATCATCTTCGGCTCCTTCGGCGGCGGCGACGCCGGCGGAGCGGGCGGTTCTGCTTCGGGCGGCACCGTGAAGGCCACCTCCGCATCGGATGCGGCGATCCAGATGGCGTACGCCAACCAGGTCATCGTCGTCCCCGGCTACGGTCTCGCCGTCGCGCAGGCCCAGCACGCGGTCAAGGAAATGGCGGCCCTGCTCGAGGAGAAGGGCGTCGAGGTCAAGTACGCCATCCACCCCGTCGCCGGCCGCATGCCCGGACACATGAACGTCCTGCTCGCCGAGGCCGACGTCGCGTACGACGCGATGAAGGAAATGGACGACATCAACGGCGAGTTCGCTCGCACCGACGTCACCGTCGTCATCGGCGCCAACGACGTCACCAACCCGGCCGCACGCAACGATTCGAGCTCGCCGATCTACGGCATGCCGATCCTCAACGTCGACCAGTCCAAGTCGGTCATCGTGCTCAAGCGCTCGATGTCCTCGGGCTACGCCGGCATCGACAACCCGCTGTTCACCGCGGACGGCACGTCCATGCTGTTCGGTGACGCCAAGAAGATGGTTTCCGAGGTCACCGAGGAACTCAAGGCGCTGTAG